From the genome of Streptomyces sp. NBC_01116, one region includes:
- a CDS encoding DUF3040 domain-containing protein, protein MPLSEHEQRMLEQMERALYAEDPKFATALEGSGLRTYTRKRVYQAVAGFLVGIALLMAGMVAQQIWISVVGFLVMLGCAVLAVTGWRKAPKPGEQQPAAAGGGDSGASRRPRQRRSMMNRIEQRWQRRRDEQGQ, encoded by the coding sequence GTGCCGCTCTCGGAGCACGAGCAGCGCATGCTCGAGCAGATGGAGCGAGCGCTGTACGCCGAAGATCCCAAGTTCGCGACAGCGCTCGAGGGAAGCGGACTGCGTACGTACACCCGGAAAAGGGTCTACCAGGCGGTCGCTGGCTTCCTGGTGGGTATCGCGCTCCTCATGGCCGGAATGGTCGCCCAGCAGATCTGGATCAGCGTGGTGGGGTTCCTCGTCATGCTCGGCTGCGCCGTGCTCGCGGTCACCGGATGGCGCAAGGCGCCCAAGCCCGGTGAACAACAGCCGGCCGCCGCGGGCGGCGGGGACAGCGGCGCAAGCCGCCGACCGAGACAACGCCGGTCGATGATGAACCGCATCGAGCAGCGGTGGCAGCGCCGCCGCGACGAACAGGGCCAGTAG
- a CDS encoding methyltransferase — translation MSDQPRPRASLRTAVVWEVLKDALDRQVKATGRDALDVLDTGGGTGNFAVPAARLGHRVTVVDPSPNALFALERRAAEAGVADRVRGVQGDILGLFDVVERDGFDAVLCHGVLEYVDEPAAGVRNAVEALRPSGVLSLLAAGLGGAVLARALAGHFTEARQALTDPAGRWGEGDPVPRRFTAEQLSDLVSSAGLEIAAVHGVRVFADLVPGVLVDTEPGAVEALLKLEAAVAEQPAFHSVATQLHVLGEKHR, via the coding sequence GTGTCGGACCAGCCGCGCCCCCGCGCCTCTCTCCGTACCGCCGTGGTCTGGGAGGTCCTCAAGGACGCTCTGGACCGTCAGGTCAAGGCGACCGGCAGGGACGCCCTGGATGTTCTGGACACCGGCGGCGGCACCGGCAACTTCGCCGTGCCCGCGGCCCGGCTCGGCCACCGGGTCACCGTCGTCGACCCCAGCCCCAACGCGCTCTTCGCGCTGGAGCGCCGCGCGGCCGAGGCCGGGGTCGCCGACCGGGTCCGGGGCGTCCAGGGCGACATCCTCGGACTGTTCGACGTCGTGGAGCGCGACGGCTTCGACGCGGTGCTCTGCCACGGCGTCCTGGAGTACGTCGACGAGCCCGCCGCGGGCGTGCGCAACGCGGTCGAGGCGCTGCGGCCCTCCGGCGTGCTCAGCCTGCTGGCCGCCGGCCTGGGCGGAGCCGTCCTGGCCCGCGCGCTCGCCGGTCACTTCACGGAGGCCCGGCAGGCGCTCACCGACCCGGCCGGCCGCTGGGGCGAGGGCGACCCGGTGCCCCGCAGGTTCACCGCCGAGCAGCTCTCCGACCTGGTCTCCTCGGCCGGTCTGGAGATCGCCGCGGTGCACGGCGTGCGGGTCTTCGCCGACCTCGTGCCGGGCGTCCTGGTGGACACCGAACCCGGCGCCGTGGAGGCGCTCCTCAAGCTCGAAGCGGCCGTCGCCGAGCAGCCCGCGTTCCACTCCGTCGCCACCCAGCTCCACGTTCTGGGCGAGAAGCACCGCTGA
- a CDS encoding SAV_6107 family HEPN domain-containing protein: MASSSAAAAPRRRAGSPAPSLTGPAADVHPVLRRSTAPPAALELLAKARSGLDEAAVLHEPNERYATAHLAALRTAAAVLAARGRPETNKRRRERIRSTWEVLPEIAPELTEWSALFAAGAVRRARAEAGMPGAAGARDADDLLRDAAMFLRLVERLLALQPVLPQPRPERSGGG; the protein is encoded by the coding sequence ATGGCCAGCTCGTCCGCAGCCGCCGCCCCGCGGCGCCGCGCAGGCAGCCCTGCCCCCTCACTGACCGGTCCGGCCGCCGACGTCCACCCCGTGCTGCGCCGCAGCACGGCCCCGCCCGCCGCTCTCGAACTGCTCGCCAAGGCCCGCTCCGGCCTCGACGAGGCCGCCGTGCTCCACGAGCCGAACGAGCGGTACGCCACCGCGCACCTCGCCGCCCTGCGCACCGCGGCGGCCGTGCTGGCCGCCCGGGGCCGCCCCGAGACGAACAAGCGCCGCCGCGAACGTATCCGCAGTACCTGGGAGGTCCTCCCGGAGATAGCGCCGGAACTGACCGAATGGAGCGCGCTCTTTGCCGCGGGCGCCGTGCGCCGGGCCCGTGCGGAGGCCGGCATGCCGGGAGCCGCCGGCGCACGCGACGCCGACGACCTGCTGCGCGACGCGGCCATGTTCCTGCGCCTGGTGGAGCGGCTCCTGGCCCTCCAGCCGGTGCTCCCGCAACCACGACCGGAGCGGTCGGGCGGCGGGTGA
- a CDS encoding DUF58 domain-containing protein, producing the protein MAAGEPGAVEDGDRKGGLRAALGGLTTRGRSFLAAGLAAAVCAYVLGQGDLLRVGLLLAVLPLVCVTVLYRTRYRVTGTRRLSPSRVPAGAEARVHLRMENVSRLPTGLLMLQDRVPYVLGPRPRFVLDRVEAAGRREVSYRVRSDLRGRYPLGPLQLRLSDPFGMCELTRSFSAYDTLVVIPRTVPLPVLRLAGEASGYGDGRQRSLALAGEDDIIPRGYRHGDDLRRVHWRSTARHGELMVRREEQPQRARCTVLLDTREIGYQGAGPDSAFEWAVSGAASALVHMLERGFAVRLLTDDGNAVPGEGSGGFAGSTQESADSAGLMLDTLAVVGHSDGGGLSRAHDVLRGGNEGLLIAFFGDLDEEQAAVAARMRQRAGAGVAFVLDSSAWAGDEDTAQVAEDRLRRLRESGWVAVPVEPGAELPALWQLAGGMRTDSPSATGGGATGFTGGWS; encoded by the coding sequence ATGGCGGCCGGCGAGCCCGGCGCCGTGGAGGACGGCGACAGGAAGGGCGGCCTCCGGGCGGCCCTGGGCGGACTGACCACCCGGGGACGCTCGTTCCTGGCCGCCGGTCTCGCCGCCGCCGTCTGCGCCTACGTCCTGGGCCAGGGCGATCTGCTGCGGGTCGGGCTGCTGCTGGCCGTGCTGCCCCTGGTCTGCGTGACCGTGCTCTACCGCACCCGCTACCGGGTGACGGGCACCCGGCGGCTCTCGCCGTCGCGGGTGCCCGCGGGCGCGGAGGCCCGGGTGCACCTGCGGATGGAGAACGTCTCCCGGCTGCCCACCGGACTGCTGATGCTCCAGGACCGTGTTCCGTACGTCCTCGGCCCACGCCCCCGCTTCGTCCTGGACCGGGTGGAGGCGGCCGGCCGGCGCGAGGTGTCCTACCGGGTCCGCTCCGACCTGCGCGGCCGCTATCCGCTGGGCCCGTTGCAGCTGCGGCTGAGCGACCCGTTCGGGATGTGCGAGCTGACGCGCTCCTTCAGCGCGTACGACACCCTCGTCGTCATTCCGCGCACGGTGCCGCTGCCCGTGCTGCGACTGGCGGGCGAGGCCTCCGGATACGGCGACGGCCGGCAGCGGTCCCTCGCGCTGGCCGGTGAGGACGACATCATTCCGCGCGGCTACCGGCACGGCGACGACCTGCGCCGGGTCCACTGGCGCTCCACCGCCCGCCACGGCGAGCTGATGGTGCGCCGCGAGGAACAGCCGCAGCGGGCCAGGTGCACGGTCCTGCTGGACACCCGGGAGATCGGGTACCAGGGCGCCGGGCCCGACTCGGCGTTCGAGTGGGCGGTCTCGGGGGCGGCCTCCGCACTCGTGCACATGCTGGAGCGCGGCTTCGCCGTACGGCTGCTCACGGACGACGGGAACGCGGTGCCCGGCGAGGGATCGGGCGGTTTCGCGGGCTCGACCCAGGAGTCGGCGGACTCGGCGGGCCTGATGCTCGACACGCTCGCGGTGGTCGGCCATTCCGACGGCGGGGGCCTCTCGCGCGCCCATGACGTGCTGCGCGGCGGCAACGAGGGACTGCTCATCGCCTTCTTCGGCGATCTGGACGAGGAACAGGCCGCGGTCGCGGCCCGGATGCGCCAGCGGGCCGGGGCCGGGGTCGCCTTCGTCCTGGACAGCTCCGCCTGGGCAGGCGACGAGGACACGGCGCAGGTGGCCGAGGACCGGCTGCGGCGGCTGCGCGAGTCGGGCTGGGTCGCGGTGCCGGTGGAGCCGGGGGCCGAACTGCCCGCGCTGTGGCAGCTGGCGGGCGGGATGCGCACGGATTCGCCGTCGGCCACGGGCGGCGGCGCGACAGGTTTCACGGGGGGATGGTCATGA
- a CDS encoding YhgE/Pip family protein, with product MRSPKLAALELKRFGRGRLPAAALVALLLLPLLYGALYLYSFWDPYGKLDRLPVALVNDDKGATDDGKRVAAGDEISEKLLDSKVFDWHEVSSAEAEKGVEEGTYYLSLTMPSDFSRKIASSGGDSPETGALQVRTNDANNYIVGQISRTVFGEVRNAASTNASRGFLDRIFINFSDLHDKTAEAAKGADDLKGGISKAKQGSKDLADGLKDSKAGSKKLSDGIVKLNQGSRDLATGSAQVAGGTQVLADKVNGIADDVRPFFQDNGKSIRDTARLVADTSGAVRHNLDVLVKSAPTAAAGAREAADELTEIHRTQCEEAEEPDAAVCPPLERAKVAAVDVAKISADVNTLVANQNGDLKRLSTQLTAFQKQADDLAKRAPTLDDDLATAVAKVNELNTGARKVAKGAQALHTGLGGAQTGSSDLDTGVGKLKTGAENLDGGLFRLGDGSTELAQGLNDGVDKIPDYDEKDRDARTDVMADPVQLASRALHEAPNYGTGFAPYFIPLSLWVGAMVAYMLIQPLNKRALAAGASSWRIALAGWLPVAAIGTLQAGALMAVLHWGLGLQLTHAAGTIGFLALVTCCFAAIVQWLNACFGAAGRILVLVVLMLQLTSAGGTYPVQTSPGFFGAIHPYLPMTYVVEGLRRLITGGPLGPVWLGCAVLGAFTVGALALTAFTARRKQVWSLSRLHPELSL from the coding sequence ATGCGTAGCCCGAAGCTCGCCGCGCTCGAGTTGAAGCGGTTCGGCCGGGGAAGGCTGCCGGCCGCCGCGCTGGTGGCCCTGCTGCTCCTGCCCCTGCTCTACGGCGCCCTGTACCTGTACTCCTTCTGGGACCCGTACGGGAAGCTCGACAGGCTGCCCGTCGCCCTGGTCAACGACGACAAGGGGGCGACCGACGACGGCAAGCGCGTCGCCGCCGGGGACGAGATCAGCGAGAAGCTGCTCGACTCCAAGGTGTTCGACTGGCACGAGGTCAGCTCCGCCGAGGCCGAGAAGGGCGTCGAGGAGGGCACGTACTACCTCTCGCTGACGATGCCGTCGGACTTCAGCAGGAAGATCGCGTCCAGTGGCGGGGACTCCCCCGAGACCGGCGCACTCCAGGTGCGGACGAACGACGCGAACAACTACATCGTCGGGCAGATCTCCAGGACGGTCTTCGGAGAGGTGCGCAACGCCGCCTCCACGAACGCCTCCCGGGGCTTCCTCGACCGCATCTTCATCAACTTCTCCGACCTGCACGACAAGACCGCCGAGGCGGCCAAGGGCGCCGACGACCTCAAGGGCGGCATCTCGAAGGCCAAGCAGGGTTCCAAGGACCTCGCGGACGGCCTCAAGGACTCCAAGGCGGGCAGCAAGAAGCTCTCCGACGGCATCGTCAAGCTGAACCAGGGATCGCGCGATCTCGCCACGGGCTCGGCCCAGGTCGCGGGCGGCACCCAGGTCCTGGCCGACAAGGTCAACGGGATCGCCGATGACGTACGCCCCTTCTTCCAGGACAACGGCAAGTCCATCCGCGACACGGCCCGCCTGGTCGCCGACACCTCCGGAGCCGTACGGCACAACCTCGACGTGCTGGTGAAGAGCGCGCCCACCGCCGCCGCCGGCGCCAGGGAGGCGGCCGACGAACTGACCGAGATCCACCGCACCCAATGCGAGGAGGCCGAGGAGCCCGACGCCGCGGTCTGCCCCCCGCTGGAGCGCGCGAAGGTCGCCGCCGTCGACGTCGCGAAGATATCCGCCGACGTGAACACCCTGGTCGCCAACCAGAACGGCGACCTGAAGAGGCTGAGCACCCAGCTGACCGCCTTCCAGAAGCAGGCCGACGACCTCGCGAAGCGCGCGCCGACGCTGGACGACGACCTGGCGACGGCCGTGGCCAAGGTCAATGAGCTGAACACCGGCGCCCGGAAGGTCGCCAAGGGGGCCCAGGCGCTGCACACCGGACTCGGCGGCGCGCAGACCGGCTCCAGCGATCTGGACACCGGTGTCGGCAAGCTGAAGACCGGCGCGGAGAATCTGGACGGCGGGCTCTTCCGGCTCGGCGACGGCTCGACCGAGCTGGCCCAGGGCCTCAACGACGGCGTCGACAAGATCCCGGACTACGACGAGAAGGACCGCGACGCGCGGACCGACGTCATGGCCGACCCCGTCCAGCTGGCCTCCAGGGCGCTGCACGAGGCCCCCAACTACGGCACCGGCTTCGCCCCGTACTTCATCCCGCTGTCCCTGTGGGTCGGCGCGATGGTGGCGTACATGCTGATCCAGCCGCTCAACAAGCGGGCGCTCGCCGCCGGGGCCTCCTCGTGGCGGATCGCGCTCGCCGGCTGGCTGCCGGTCGCCGCCATCGGCACGCTCCAGGCCGGCGCACTGATGGCCGTCCTGCACTGGGGCCTCGGCCTCCAGCTGACCCACGCCGCCGGAACGATCGGCTTCCTGGCGCTGGTGACCTGCTGCTTCGCCGCGATCGTGCAGTGGCTGAACGCCTGCTTCGGGGCGGCCGGGCGGATCCTGGTGCTGGTGGTGCTGATGCTCCAGCTGACCTCGGCCGGGGGCACGTACCCCGTCCAGACCAGCCCCGGCTTCTTCGGCGCGATCCATCCGTACCTCCCCATGACGTACGTCGTCGAGGGGCTGCGCAGGCTGATCACGGGCGGGCCCCTCGGCCCGGTGTGGCTGGGCTGCGCGGTGCTGGGGGCCTTCACCGTCGGCGCGCTGGCCCTGACCGCGTTCACCGCCCGCCGCAAGCAGGTGTGGAGCCTGAGCAGGCTGCACCCGGAGCTGAGCCTGTGA
- a CDS encoding AAA family ATPase: MTTYDDRASLTDLTTTAERVRRSVEGVIEGKPEVVRLSLTVLLAEGHLLIEDVPGVGKTMLAKALARSIDCSVRRIQFTPDLLPSDITGVSIFDQQRRDFEFKPGAIFAQIVIGDEINRASPKTQSALLESMEERQVTIDGHTYELPDPFMVVATQNPVEMEGTYPLPEAQRDRFMARVSIGYPSPEAELQMLDVHGGLSPLDDLQPVAHAHDIVKLIDAVRTVHVADAVRRYAVELVGATRSHPDLRLGASPRATLHLLRAAKASAALSGRDYALPDDVQALATPVLAHRLLPTAQAQLNRRTAEQVVLEIIQRTPVPTSAGGTAPPAPVGQEPGRPLYHQQQPGARRL, from the coding sequence GTGACGACCTATGACGATCGAGCGAGCCTCACGGATCTGACCACCACAGCAGAGCGGGTACGCAGGTCGGTGGAGGGTGTGATCGAGGGCAAGCCCGAGGTCGTACGGCTATCGCTGACGGTGCTCCTCGCCGAGGGGCACCTCCTCATCGAGGACGTCCCCGGCGTCGGCAAGACCATGCTGGCCAAGGCGCTGGCGCGGTCCATCGACTGCTCGGTGCGACGGATCCAGTTCACACCGGACCTGCTGCCCTCGGACATCACCGGTGTCTCGATCTTCGACCAGCAGCGGCGGGACTTCGAGTTCAAGCCGGGCGCGATCTTCGCCCAGATCGTGATCGGCGACGAGATCAACCGCGCCTCGCCGAAGACGCAGTCCGCGCTGCTGGAGTCGATGGAGGAGCGCCAGGTCACCATCGACGGGCACACCTATGAGCTGCCCGACCCCTTCATGGTGGTGGCCACCCAGAACCCGGTGGAGATGGAGGGCACCTACCCGCTGCCCGAGGCCCAGCGCGACCGCTTCATGGCCCGGGTCTCCATCGGCTACCCGAGCCCGGAGGCCGAGCTCCAGATGCTCGACGTGCACGGGGGCCTCTCCCCGCTGGACGACCTCCAGCCGGTCGCCCACGCCCACGACATCGTGAAGCTGATCGACGCCGTCCGTACGGTGCACGTCGCCGACGCCGTGCGGCGCTACGCCGTGGAACTCGTCGGGGCCACCCGGAGCCACCCCGACCTCAGACTCGGCGCCTCCCCGCGCGCGACGCTGCACCTGCTGCGCGCCGCGAAGGCGTCCGCCGCGCTCAGCGGGCGCGACTACGCCCTGCCGGACGACGTGCAGGCGCTGGCGACCCCGGTCCTCGCGCACCGGCTGCTGCCCACCGCCCAGGCCCAGCTGAACCGCCGCACGGCCGAGCAGGTGGTCCTGGAGATCATCCAGCGCACCCCCGTACCGACCTCGGCCGGCGGCACCGCGCCGCCCGCGCCGGTCGGACAGGAGCCGGGCCGCCCGCTGTACCACCAGCAGCAGCCCGGGGCACGGCGGCTGTGA
- a CDS encoding ATP-binding cassette domain-containing protein: MESPHGAAVAAEDFGLEGPRGWVFRHVTFSAEPGSLVAIEGPSGSGRTCLLLALTGRMRTTEGHARTGGPRLPGQAAAVRGIAALGPVPGVSELDPAFTVAEHLNERALLQGRYGASLRALLRPRAERRAVAAARVDKALEAAGLDLATLPKAGRTSVRDLERLEALRLSVALALIGEPRLLAVDDTDLKLRDAERDRAWELLRSVADAGTTVLAVCSEAPKDALVVRTAPVTEESATEEETADA; encoded by the coding sequence GTGGAGAGCCCGCACGGCGCGGCTGTCGCCGCCGAGGACTTCGGACTGGAGGGACCACGTGGCTGGGTCTTCCGGCACGTGACGTTCAGTGCCGAACCAGGGTCGCTGGTGGCCATCGAGGGACCGTCGGGATCGGGCCGCACCTGCCTGCTGCTCGCCCTGACGGGCCGGATGCGCACCACCGAGGGTCATGCGCGGACCGGCGGTCCGCGACTGCCCGGGCAGGCCGCAGCCGTCCGCGGGATCGCCGCCCTGGGTCCGGTCCCGGGGGTCAGTGAGCTGGACCCGGCCTTCACGGTCGCCGAGCACCTGAACGAACGCGCCCTCCTCCAGGGCCGCTACGGCGCCTCCCTGCGCGCCCTCCTGCGCCCGCGCGCCGAACGCCGGGCCGTGGCGGCGGCGCGGGTCGACAAGGCTCTTGAGGCCGCGGGCCTCGACCTCGCCACGCTGCCCAAGGCGGGGCGCACCTCCGTACGGGACCTGGAGCGTCTTGAGGCGCTGCGGCTGTCCGTGGCGCTGGCGCTGATCGGCGAGCCGCGGCTGCTGGCCGTCGACGACACCGATCTCAAGCTCCGGGACGCCGAACGCGACCGGGCCTGGGAGCTGCTGCGCTCCGTGGCCGACGCAGGGACGACCGTCCTCGCCGTGTGCAGCGAGGCCCCGAAGGACGCCCTGGTCGTGCGTACCGCGCCCGTCACCGAGGAGTCCGCCACCGAGGAGGAGACGGCCGATGCGTAG
- a CDS encoding TetR/AcrR family transcriptional regulator — MESSGTTRRQATRQKLYEAAVTLIAEKGFSATTVDEIAERAGVAKGTVYYNFKSKTELFEELLRHGVGLLTASLRAAAEESEERGGTRVEALDAMIRAGLAFIDRYPAFTQLYVAELWRTNRAWQSTLLVVRQEAVAVVEDVLREAVGSGELSEEIDIPLTAAALVGMVLVAALDWQAFQPERSIDEVHSALSLLLHGRVSGH, encoded by the coding sequence ATGGAAAGCAGTGGCACCACGCGCCGCCAGGCCACCCGGCAGAAGCTCTACGAGGCGGCGGTGACGCTCATCGCCGAGAAGGGTTTCTCGGCGACCACCGTCGACGAGATCGCCGAGCGGGCCGGGGTCGCCAAGGGCACGGTCTATTACAACTTCAAGAGCAAGACCGAGCTGTTCGAGGAGTTGCTCCGGCACGGCGTGGGGCTGCTCACGGCCTCGCTGCGGGCCGCGGCCGAGGAGTCCGAGGAGCGCGGCGGCACCCGGGTCGAGGCGCTGGACGCGATGATCCGGGCCGGGCTCGCCTTCATCGACCGCTACCCGGCCTTCACCCAGCTGTACGTGGCCGAGCTGTGGCGCACCAACCGCGCCTGGCAGTCCACGCTGCTGGTGGTACGTCAGGAGGCCGTCGCGGTCGTCGAGGACGTCCTGCGGGAGGCCGTGGGCAGCGGTGAGCTGAGCGAGGAGATCGACATCCCGCTGACGGCGGCCGCGCTGGTCGGGATGGTGCTGGTGGCGGCGCTGGACTGGCAGGCGTTCCAGCCGGAGCGCTCGATCGACGAGGTCCACTCGGCGCTGTCCCTGCTGCTGCACGGGCGGGTCAGCGGGCACTGA
- a CDS encoding DUF4126 domain-containing protein produces MSVIPLVFTSGWASGINAYAVVLLLGLFGATGVSDEVPAALQRTDVLIVAGVLFLCEAVADKIPYVDSVWDTAHTVIRPVAGAVIAALLAGESGSLPELAAGAIGGSTALVSHLVKAGTRMAVNTSPEPFSNIGMSIAEDLGVAGVITFALFNPVAAAVIAAVLLVLGIVTVLFLASRIRRFLRRRAQLREEKRLTGTGGPWPDG; encoded by the coding sequence GTGTCGGTAATCCCCCTGGTCTTCACCAGCGGCTGGGCGAGCGGGATCAACGCGTACGCGGTGGTCCTGCTGCTCGGCCTGTTCGGCGCGACCGGCGTCTCCGACGAGGTGCCCGCCGCCCTGCAGCGCACCGACGTCCTGATCGTGGCCGGTGTGCTGTTCCTCTGCGAGGCGGTGGCGGACAAGATCCCCTACGTCGACTCGGTCTGGGACACCGCGCACACCGTGATCCGGCCGGTGGCCGGGGCGGTGATCGCCGCGCTGCTGGCCGGGGAGAGCGGTTCGCTGCCGGAGCTGGCGGCCGGTGCGATCGGCGGGTCCACGGCGCTGGTGAGCCATCTGGTGAAGGCCGGCACGCGGATGGCCGTCAACACCTCCCCGGAGCCCTTCAGCAACATCGGGATGAGCATCGCCGAGGACCTCGGGGTCGCCGGAGTCATCACGTTCGCCCTGTTCAACCCGGTGGCGGCCGCCGTGATCGCGGCCGTGCTGCTGGTGCTGGGCATCGTCACCGTGCTCTTCCTGGCCTCGCGGATCCGCCGCTTCCTGCGCCGCCGGGCCCAGCTGCGCGAGGAGAAGCGCCTGACCGGGACGGGTGGTCCCTGGCCTGACGGCTGA
- a CDS encoding DUF3488 and DUF4129 domain-containing transglutaminase family protein, with protein MSGRARLALCAYAATLLAAGALIPLVEGVGWLAQAAVLLGVQSGVGALARRVPLARTLTVGVQTLVTLLLLTLVFVRDHALFGVLPGPGALMRLGELLVEGGEDVGTYAIPAPMTDGIKLMVVGGVVLIGLVVDALAVTFRSAAPAGLPLLALYSVAAGLSDGGASWLWFLLAASGYLLLLLAEGRDRLSQWGRVFGGASRTSGGLADGLAGVSGGTSPVRTGRRIGVLALGIALVAPLTLPALDSGLLGGDGPGNGKGSGGGTISAVNPLVSLQNNLNQPDNREVMTYRSNIEDPQSLYLRILALDEFNGSEWRSSTRRLTDVPDRLPQPTGLGRDVSVTEVRTNISASRSYQQTYLPLPYPASEVRVGGRWRYEPEGRTLVGDDGQTTRGASYEVGSLVVEPTADQLAAAGPPPQELVREYTQVPGSLPKVVADTAEQVTQGSSNAYEQAVKLQDWFASDGGFTYDTTVTSGTGSSAIARFLRDKEGFCVHFSFSMAAMARTLGIPARVAVGFTPGTMKTDGAISVGLRDAHAWPELYFEGVGWTRFEPTPSRGSTPSWTRPEVPTDSASDAAQPSAGTSAEPSAAPSAEDSCPPQLRQEGGCGPSQEPGAALPTDRGTPLWKVLLAVHAAVLVVAALVLSPLLWRIRTRNRRLGSGGRTPEAAAARTLAAWREITDTAWDHGIAPDESLTPRKAAARIVRLGRLDTTTAEAVHRIAGSVEQVLYAPEPRPAAGLAEDALAVRAGLRAAAGRGTRLRAMLLPRSSVRVVWALTERRTALAERWENRPGAGRWTARLRRLTRQHG; from the coding sequence ATGAGCGGGCGGGCCAGGCTGGCGCTGTGCGCCTACGCGGCGACGCTGCTGGCGGCGGGGGCGCTGATCCCGTTGGTGGAGGGGGTCGGCTGGCTGGCGCAGGCGGCGGTGCTGCTCGGCGTCCAGAGCGGGGTGGGCGCCCTCGCGCGCCGGGTTCCGCTGGCGAGGACGCTGACCGTCGGCGTCCAGACACTGGTCACCCTGCTGCTGCTGACGCTGGTCTTCGTCCGGGACCACGCCCTGTTCGGCGTGCTGCCCGGGCCGGGGGCCCTCATGCGGCTCGGTGAGCTGCTGGTGGAGGGCGGGGAGGACGTCGGCACGTACGCCATCCCGGCGCCGATGACCGACGGCATCAAGCTGATGGTGGTCGGCGGGGTGGTCCTGATCGGCCTCGTGGTCGACGCCCTGGCGGTGACCTTCCGCAGCGCGGCCCCGGCCGGACTGCCCCTCCTCGCCCTGTATTCGGTCGCGGCCGGTCTCTCCGACGGCGGGGCGAGCTGGCTGTGGTTCCTACTGGCCGCCTCCGGCTATCTGCTGCTCCTGCTGGCGGAGGGCCGGGACCGGCTCTCCCAGTGGGGCCGCGTCTTCGGCGGCGCCTCACGGACTTCGGGAGGTCTGGCCGACGGACTGGCCGGGGTGAGCGGTGGCACCTCCCCCGTGCGGACCGGGCGGCGGATCGGCGTGCTGGCGCTCGGCATCGCCCTGGTGGCCCCCCTGACCCTGCCCGCCCTGGACAGCGGCCTGCTGGGCGGCGACGGTCCGGGGAACGGCAAGGGCAGCGGCGGCGGCACGATCTCCGCGGTGAATCCGCTGGTCTCGCTCCAGAACAACCTCAACCAGCCGGACAACCGGGAGGTGATGACGTACCGCAGCAACATCGAGGACCCGCAGAGCCTCTATCTCCGGATTCTGGCCCTGGACGAGTTCAACGGCAGCGAGTGGCGCTCCTCCACCCGACGGCTGACGGACGTTCCCGACCGCCTGCCGCAGCCCACGGGTCTCGGCAGGGACGTCTCCGTCACCGAGGTCCGGACGAACATCTCCGCCTCGCGCTCCTACCAGCAGACCTATCTGCCGCTCCCCTACCCGGCCAGCGAGGTCCGCGTCGGCGGCCGCTGGCGGTACGAGCCCGAGGGCCGCACCCTGGTCGGCGACGACGGGCAGACCACGCGCGGCGCGAGTTACGAGGTCGGCAGTCTGGTCGTCGAACCCACGGCGGACCAGCTCGCGGCCGCGGGCCCGCCGCCCCAGGAGCTGGTCCGCGAGTACACCCAGGTGCCCGGCTCCCTGCCGAAAGTGGTCGCCGACACCGCCGAGCAGGTCACCCAGGGCTCGTCCAACGCCTACGAGCAGGCCGTGAAGCTCCAGGACTGGTTCGCGTCCGACGGCGGCTTCACCTACGACACGACGGTCACCTCCGGGACGGGGTCGTCCGCCATCGCCCGGTTCCTCCGCGACAAGGAGGGCTTCTGCGTCCACTTCTCGTTCTCGATGGCCGCGATGGCCCGGACGCTGGGCATCCCGGCCCGGGTGGCGGTGGGCTTCACCCCGGGCACCATGAAGACGGACGGCGCGATCTCGGTCGGGCTGCGCGACGCGCACGCCTGGCCCGAGCTGTATTTCGAGGGGGTCGGGTGGACCCGGTTCGAGCCCACCCCCAGTCGGGGCAGCACTCCCTCGTGGACCCGGCCCGAGGTCCCCACGGACAGCGCGAGCGACGCGGCCCAGCCCTCCGCGGGCACCTCCGCCGAGCCGTCCGCGGCGCCCTCCGCCGAGGACAGCTGCCCGCCGCAGCTGCGCCAGGAAGGCGGGTGCGGTCCCTCGCAGGAGCCGGGTGCGGCCCTGCCGACCGACCGGGGCACCCCGCTCTGGAAGGTGCTGCTGGCGGTTCACGCGGCGGTCCTGGTGGTGGCGGCGCTGGTGCTGTCGCCGCTGCTGTGGCGGATCCGGACGCGGAATCGCCGGCTGGGCTCCGGAGGCCGGACGCCCGAGGCCGCCGCCGCCCGGACGCTGGCCGCCTGGCGGGAGATCACCGACACGGCCTGGGACCACGGCATCGCGCCCGACGAGTCGCTGACGCCCCGGAAGGCGGCGGCCAGGATCGTGCGGCTGGGCCGCCTCGACACCACCACCGCCGAGGCGGTGCACCGGATCGCCGGCTCGGTGGAGCAGGTGCTGTACGCCCCCGAGCCGCGTCCCGCGGCCGGACTGGCCGAGGACGCTCTGGCGGTACGGGCGGGTCTGCGGGCCGCGGCCGGCCGCGGCACCCGGCTGCGGGCGATGCTCCTTCCCCGATCGTCCGTCCGGGTGGTGTGGGCCCTCACGGAGCGCCGGACGGCGCTCGCGGAGCGGTGGGAGAACCGCCCGGGAGCGGGGCGCTGGACGGCCCGGCTGCGCCGTCTCACCCGCCAGCACGGCTGA